The Argonema galeatum A003/A1 genome includes a region encoding these proteins:
- a CDS encoding BrnA antitoxin family protein produces MPEKQQKESARDMKKESDFPFERARRVTSEESKKFREAISEQFGMKLRKRDLPAKNEDEKYELISLKLHPKVLAWAMEESKKRGIGYQTVINEVLLERIS; encoded by the coding sequence GTGCCAGAAAAGCAACAAAAAGAGAGCGCAAGAGATATGAAGAAGGAATCTGATTTCCCTTTCGAGAGGGCAAGACGAGTGACATCAGAAGAAAGCAAGAAATTCAGAGAAGCGATTTCTGAACAGTTTGGTATGAAGTTAAGAAAACGGGATTTGCCAGCCAAAAATGAAGATGAGAAGTATGAATTAATTTCGCTCAAACTTCACCCAAAAGTCCTAGCTTGGGCGATGGAAGAATCCAAAAAAAGAGGGATTGGCTATCAAACAGTTATTAATGAGGTACTGTTAGAGCGAATTAGCTGA
- a CDS encoding serine/threonine-protein kinase, with translation MQPPLPLGIILQNHYRLTKVLGQGGFGRTYLAEDQSRFNELCVLKEYTPRLTTDYALQKSKELFQREAEVLYKIHHPQIPKFRGTFEQGKRLFLVQDYAYGKSYRAMLQERQQEGRTLSESEIVEFLQQMLPVLAHIHEKGIIHRDISPDNIIFRESDRLPVLIDFGAVKEKAAQLDTTGNIPPATTVGKLGYAPPEQLQTGEVYPNSDLYALAVTAVVLMTGRKPQELLEQSTMSWRWELLPPTISLGIFNLLKKMMAPRPYNRYQSAIEVSQALRAWGGITTAASVVTGKKSQVRRTTPRPPTRKISAIANNLSNLPLIGTAIALLVIFGFLILFGLMFPTKSVKTLHQVTSTPTPVPTPTRGDVSPTPVPTPSIAPTPTPEPISTSETLSPVLGQTTSKEGNLKTNQTITYIISAQQGQQLSVAVVRGNVSITVLAPNRIPIDFQAKQVQRWEGLLPLAGDYYIELSSIAGATDSDYKLDVILTNPVQPTPSESPQTIPEPNLPNDNSSLSPLLEETPSP, from the coding sequence ATGCAACCACCCCTGCCTCTGGGGATTATCCTCCAAAACCACTATCGCTTGACCAAAGTTCTGGGTCAAGGGGGATTTGGCCGTACTTATTTAGCAGAAGACCAATCCCGATTTAACGAACTTTGCGTCCTCAAAGAATATACCCCACGCTTGACGACCGATTATGCCTTACAGAAGTCAAAGGAACTTTTCCAAAGGGAAGCGGAGGTTCTCTATAAAATCCACCATCCCCAAATTCCTAAGTTCCGAGGCACTTTTGAGCAGGGCAAACGCTTGTTTTTAGTCCAGGATTATGCTTATGGCAAGAGCTATAGGGCAATGCTGCAAGAACGTCAACAGGAAGGGCGTACCTTGTCAGAAAGCGAAATTGTGGAGTTTTTGCAGCAAATGTTGCCTGTTTTAGCTCATATCCACGAGAAGGGGATTATTCATCGCGATATTTCACCAGACAATATCATTTTCAGGGAGAGCGATCGCCTGCCCGTACTGATCGACTTTGGCGCAGTCAAAGAAAAAGCCGCGCAGTTGGACACGACTGGAAATATTCCCCCAGCAACTACCGTAGGTAAACTCGGCTACGCACCCCCCGAACAACTCCAGACAGGCGAAGTTTACCCAAACAGCGACCTCTACGCTTTAGCGGTGACGGCAGTGGTGTTGATGACTGGGCGCAAACCCCAGGAATTATTGGAACAATCAACAATGAGTTGGCGTTGGGAACTTTTGCCTCCCACCATCAGCCTGGGCATTTTCAACCTGCTCAAGAAAATGATGGCTCCCAGACCTTATAATCGCTATCAGTCAGCGATCGAAGTTAGCCAAGCTTTGCGAGCTTGGGGTGGTATAACAACTGCGGCGTCAGTCGTAACGGGCAAAAAATCACAGGTGAGGCGAACTACACCCCGTCCTCCCACGCGCAAAATTTCTGCGATCGCCAATAACTTATCAAATTTACCCCTTATCGGTACAGCTATAGCTTTATTAGTTATCTTTGGCTTTTTGATCTTGTTCGGTTTAATGTTTCCGACTAAATCGGTAAAAACCTTGCATCAAGTAACAAGCACTCCCACACCAGTGCCAACGCCAACTAGAGGCGATGTATCTCCCACACCTGTGCCAACACCCAGCATCGCACCCACCCCCACTCCCGAACCAATTAGCACAAGCGAAACCCTCAGTCCAGTATTGGGACAAACAACCTCCAAAGAGGGAAATCTCAAAACCAATCAAACCATTACCTACATTATTTCCGCCCAGCAAGGTCAGCAATTAAGTGTTGCTGTGGTTAGAGGAAATGTTTCCATAACAGTGTTGGCACCCAATCGAATACCGATCGATTTTCAAGCTAAGCAAGTGCAGCGATGGGAAGGCTTGCTCCCTTTGGCTGGAGACTACTATATTGAACTAAGTTCGATCGCAGGAGCTACCGATAGTGACTACAAGCTGGACGTTATTTTGACGAACCCCGTACAACCTACGCCCAGTGAGAGTCCCCAAACTATCCCCGAACCAAACCTCCCGAACGATAATTCTTCCTTATCTCCCCTCCTAGAGGAAACTCCTAGCCCCTAG
- a CDS encoding type II toxin-antitoxin system HicB family antitoxin: protein MNYQYSILIQWSDEDRKYVVSLPEFGPYAHTHGNTYAEALKNGEEVLELLIEEYESLGRTLPKPITAGSLAIG, encoded by the coding sequence ATGAATTATCAATACAGTATCCTAATTCAGTGGTCAGATGAAGATCGAAAATATGTCGTTAGCCTACCTGAGTTTGGCCCCTACGCTCATACTCATGGAAACACCTATGCCGAAGCATTAAAGAATGGAGAAGAAGTGTTAGAACTTTTAATTGAAGAGTACGAATCACTAGGACGAACCTTACCAAAACCAATAACTGCTGGTTCTTTAGCAATCGGTTAG
- a CDS encoding alpha/beta fold hydrolase yields the protein MDTNFTPSPEQIAQTKQKIDAYIQSIDANADHRAGAYPYYQFHQAGEPIRGTVLIFHGFSNKPHQMSRLADYLFRNGFNVYQANVAGHAFIPADKYWPQVDLKPEIANPLREKVQNDPVLQNFFANLAADPGTFRRPGYRQQIALVSRLVTIEPRLLDIMKAIELDNDPDFEEYFISSDMNYLKDARDRLAELDAMPGPIYTIGLSVGGSVALGLAADKPERIKRVVAYAPLLKIYGVERRQYVMLAGPLDISESGWDPALRFPVGCFTGADRFGSFVRSPNNIATLRDIPTFLVLTQNEDAADLDTNQEFFENIGGDRKGHRCYVYSSGDMVPHPMVDPTEVSQQMSNRFWQSLYQETFHFLTAGEIDSGNMSKVDQDPNLPQVPPLESK from the coding sequence ATGGATACCAATTTTACTCCTTCCCCCGAACAGATCGCTCAAACTAAGCAGAAGATTGATGCGTATATCCAAAGCATTGATGCTAATGCAGACCATCGAGCTGGGGCTTATCCTTACTACCAGTTCCACCAAGCGGGAGAACCAATTCGCGGTACGGTGCTGATATTCCACGGCTTCAGTAACAAGCCTCACCAGATGTCGCGGTTGGCAGATTACTTGTTCCGCAATGGGTTTAATGTCTATCAAGCAAATGTCGCCGGTCACGCTTTTATACCGGCGGACAAATACTGGCCGCAAGTCGATCTCAAGCCAGAAATTGCTAATCCGCTGCGGGAAAAGGTGCAGAATGACCCGGTGTTGCAGAACTTTTTTGCCAATTTGGCGGCAGATCCGGGCACATTTCGTCGTCCCGGTTATCGCCAACAGATTGCTTTGGTGTCTCGGTTGGTGACAATCGAGCCTCGGTTATTAGATATTATGAAGGCGATCGAGCTTGACAATGACCCGGACTTTGAGGAGTATTTTATCTCTTCTGACATGAATTATCTCAAAGATGCACGCGATCGCCTTGCAGAATTGGACGCTATGCCGGGGCCTATTTATACGATCGGGTTGTCGGTGGGTGGGTCTGTGGCGCTTGGTTTGGCCGCAGACAAACCAGAACGGATCAAACGGGTGGTAGCTTATGCACCGCTGCTAAAGATTTATGGGGTGGAACGGCGGCAGTATGTCATGCTGGCTGGGCCACTGGATATTAGCGAATCAGGCTGGGACCCTGCATTGCGTTTCCCTGTGGGCTGTTTCACTGGGGCCGATCGCTTTGGCAGCTTTGTACGCAGCCCCAATAACATAGCTACTTTACGCGATATTCCTACGTTTCTCGTGCTGACACAAAACGAGGATGCCGCCGATCTTGATACTAACCAAGAATTTTTTGAGAATATTGGAGGCGATCGCAAGGGACACCGCTGCTATGTTTATTCTTCGGGCGATATGGTGCCGCACCCGATGGTAGATCCTACTGAGGTCAGTCAGCAAATGAGCAATCGTTTTTGGCAGAGTCTCTATCAAGAGACTTTTCATTTCTTGACTGCTGGTGAGATCGATTCTGGCAATATGAGTAAGGTCGATCAAGATCCAAATTTACCCCAAGTTCCACCACTTGAGAGTAAGTAA
- the rppA gene encoding two-component system response regulator RppA, which translates to MRILLVDDEVELTEPLKAVLSREGYSVDVAYNGNSGSQLAAQGDYDLLILDWMLPQISGLEICQQLRRTGLTTPVLFLTAKDTLDDRVQGLDAGADDYLVKPFELRELLARVRALLRRSPTLESTSKTQRLRVGDLELDCENQVAYRRIRTIDLSEKESDLLAYFMRHPGQLLTHAQLHQELWAEGDRPSSNVLAALIRLLRRKIEAVGETQLIHTVYGKGYRFEEIGQCRDSSGY; encoded by the coding sequence ATGCGAATTCTTCTAGTTGATGATGAAGTTGAGCTAACTGAACCCCTCAAAGCTGTGTTAAGTCGCGAAGGTTACAGCGTAGATGTGGCTTATAATGGAAATTCTGGAAGTCAGTTAGCGGCCCAAGGCGATTATGACTTGCTGATTCTGGATTGGATGCTGCCGCAAATAAGTGGGTTGGAAATTTGCCAACAATTGCGACGTACCGGACTCACGACACCAGTGTTATTTCTTACCGCCAAAGATACTTTGGACGATCGCGTACAGGGATTGGACGCCGGTGCAGATGATTATCTGGTAAAACCTTTTGAATTGCGAGAGTTACTAGCACGAGTTCGGGCCTTGTTGAGGCGATCGCCTACGCTAGAATCCACTTCAAAAACCCAGCGTTTGCGAGTAGGAGATTTAGAGTTAGATTGCGAAAACCAAGTAGCTTATCGTCGGATACGCACAATAGATTTATCGGAAAAAGAGAGTGATTTATTGGCATATTTTATGCGCCACCCCGGTCAATTGTTGACTCACGCCCAACTTCATCAAGAACTTTGGGCAGAAGGCGATCGACCCAGCAGCAATGTATTAGCAGCTCTAATTCGCCTGCTGCGTCGCAAGATTGAGGCTGTTGGTGAAACTCAGTTGATTCACACCGTCTACGGTAAAGGCTATCGTTTTGAAGAGATTGGTCAATGTAGAGACAGTTCGGGATACTAA
- a CDS encoding BrnT family toxin, producing MHFEWDDNKAESNFIKHDITFEEAVTVFADPYLLFTEDSKHSTQEERQWAIGEAENGLMLVIVFTMRGEQIRIVSARKATKRERKRYEEGI from the coding sequence ATGCACTTTGAGTGGGACGACAACAAAGCTGAGTCTAATTTTATTAAGCATGACATTACATTTGAGGAAGCCGTGACAGTTTTTGCCGATCCCTATCTCCTGTTTACGGAAGACTCCAAGCATTCCACTCAAGAGGAAAGACAATGGGCAATTGGGGAAGCAGAAAATGGCTTAATGCTAGTGATTGTTTTTACAATGAGGGGCGAACAAATCAGAATCGTAAGTGCCAGAAAAGCAACAAAAAGAGAGCGCAAGAGATATGAAGAAGGAATCTGA
- a CDS encoding type II toxin-antitoxin system HicA family toxin codes for MLLKAGFTYRSGKGSHTVWSHPGLSYSLVLSGKEGADADRYQERDVRNALRELDNLDLEEQ; via the coding sequence ATACTATTAAAAGCTGGTTTTACTTATAGATCTGGCAAAGGCAGTCATACGGTTTGGAGTCATCCAGGTTTATCCTATAGTTTGGTTTTATCTGGAAAAGAGGGCGCAGATGCCGATCGCTACCAAGAACGTGATGTTAGAAACGCGCTTAGAGAGTTAGACAATTTAGATCTGGAGGAACAGTAA
- the tcmP gene encoding three-Cys-motif partner protein TcmP, whose product MSNSDTKWSADGKTIPDIEPHTKTKHLLTQQYVTNLIDTLYGKGFPRGIDTFTFVDGFCGGGIYNDQESENTWYGSPIRLINAVREGCLKSKRHYPLKVKFIFIDTNKQHLECLKNVAMSQAGLGQLSDEEPHTFKTEFSELIEQCEFINDEFENQVNYCIFQAEQRKGHSLFFLDPYGYLHVSMESFRKINSLNKSEIIYTLMARDIQRFVIDKDRKERESFYKKFEAEEYFKDLENLQNFGREAKFRDELMRLFREKGNAKKVFTFAMIPTEDRRVLYYLIHICSHLRALEVMKDSSWLYNNINYQYHYEIYGYGFRTASYYDQHQLNLQLDINQDSKTACIQRLSNDLDPIVLENNYEGITIIDLCNKTMELNPATREHYFEYLRLLRDEKQIKILRKNKKTNLYKETQSNDFDNCDIIKSTHMKQLSFFERFLY is encoded by the coding sequence ATGAGTAACTCTGATACTAAATGGTCTGCTGATGGTAAAACTATTCCTGATATAGAACCCCATACTAAGACCAAACATTTATTAACACAACAATATGTTACTAATTTAATTGATACTCTTTACGGAAAAGGGTTTCCTCGTGGAATTGATACGTTTACATTTGTGGATGGTTTTTGTGGAGGAGGTATTTACAACGATCAAGAATCAGAGAATACTTGGTATGGTTCACCTATTCGCTTAATTAATGCTGTTCGAGAAGGTTGTTTGAAATCTAAAAGACATTATCCTTTAAAGGTGAAATTTATTTTTATAGACACAAACAAACAGCATTTAGAATGCCTAAAAAATGTGGCTATGTCCCAAGCAGGATTAGGACAATTATCCGATGAAGAACCACATACTTTTAAAACTGAATTTAGTGAACTAATAGAGCAATGTGAATTTATCAATGATGAATTTGAGAATCAGGTTAATTATTGCATTTTTCAAGCTGAACAAAGAAAGGGTCATTCTTTATTTTTTCTTGACCCTTATGGATATCTTCATGTTTCTATGGAAAGCTTTAGAAAAATAAATAGCTTGAATAAATCTGAAATAATATACACACTTATGGCAAGAGATATTCAAAGATTTGTAATTGATAAAGATCGTAAAGAAAGAGAGAGTTTTTATAAAAAATTTGAAGCTGAAGAGTATTTTAAAGATTTAGAAAATTTACAAAATTTTGGTAGAGAGGCAAAATTTAGAGATGAATTAATGAGATTATTTAGAGAGAAAGGAAATGCAAAAAAAGTGTTTACGTTTGCCATGATCCCTACTGAAGACAGAAGAGTTTTATATTATTTAATTCATATTTGTAGTCACTTAAGAGCTTTAGAAGTAATGAAAGATAGTAGTTGGTTATATAACAACATCAATTATCAATATCATTATGAAATTTATGGTTATGGATTTAGAACAGCATCTTATTATGACCAACATCAGCTTAATTTGCAGTTAGATATTAACCAAGATAGTAAAACAGCTTGTATTCAAAGACTTAGTAATGATTTAGATCCTATCGTCCTTGAAAATAATTATGAAGGCATTACCATTATCGATCTTTGTAATAAAACAATGGAATTAAATCCTGCGACTAGAGAACATTATTTTGAATATCTCAGGCTTTTAAGAGATGAGAAACAAATAAAGATTTTGAGAAAAAACAAGAAAACAAATTTATATAAAGAGACTCAAAGTAATGATTTTGACAATTGTGATATAATAAAAAGTACACATATGAAACAGTTATCTTTCTTTGAACGATTTTTATATTAA
- a CDS encoding class I SAM-dependent methyltransferase: MYYKWNAEDYHKNSSEQLRLAKEFIAKLGLKGDERILDIGCGDGKITAELAALVPNGSVLGVDCSEDMVNFASSKFPATDFPNLRFQHEDARNLHFENEFDSIVSFTCLHWIADHTPVLEGIRNSLKPDGKIQLLFVGKQENDTCTRGFIEKMIGVDKWGKYFEKFMSTPFGLYEAHEYKDLLECVGLKSNRVEAITTNMIFEGKEGFKGLIRTTWLPLLASVPEDLHQELIDALAETYIECNPLDREGFVYMPIMKLEVEARKKVETYHS; encoded by the coding sequence ATGTACTACAAATGGAATGCAGAAGATTACCACAAAAATTCTTCCGAACAGCTGAGATTGGCAAAAGAATTTATCGCCAAGCTTGGCTTGAAAGGAGATGAAAGGATTCTGGATATTGGCTGCGGAGATGGGAAAATTACTGCTGAACTTGCCGCACTTGTACCCAATGGATCTGTTCTGGGGGTTGATTGTTCTGAAGATATGGTCAACTTTGCAAGCAGCAAGTTTCCTGCTACTGATTTCCCTAATCTCCGATTCCAGCATGAAGATGCCAGAAATCTCCATTTTGAAAATGAATTCGATTCTATCGTCTCTTTTACTTGCCTTCATTGGATCGCTGACCATACCCCAGTGCTGGAAGGAATTAGAAATAGCCTGAAGCCAGATGGTAAAATACAGCTTTTGTTTGTTGGCAAGCAAGAAAATGATACTTGCACGAGAGGATTTATAGAGAAAATGATTGGAGTTGACAAATGGGGGAAATACTTCGAGAAATTTATGAGTACGCCTTTTGGTCTGTACGAAGCACATGAATATAAGGATTTGTTAGAATGTGTGGGCTTAAAATCTAACCGGGTAGAAGCAATAACTACAAATATGATTTTCGAGGGAAAAGAAGGATTTAAAGGGTTGATTCGGACTACGTGGCTTCCCCTTCTTGCCAGCGTACCAGAAGATCTACATCAAGAGCTTATTGATGCTCTAGCAGAAACATACATTGAGTGCAACCCTCTGGATAGAGAGGGTTTTGTGTATATGCCAATAATGAAATTAGAAGTAGAAGCAAGAAAAAAAGTAGAGACATATCATTCATGA
- the hisG gene encoding ATP phosphoribosyltransferase, with the protein MLTVALPKGALLTETIRLLQAVGLDFSGFLEPGMRQLQIENPSGTAKALLVRAQDVPVYVEYGQAHLGIVGYDVLREKQPKVAHLADLQFGRCRMSVAVKSSSPYQSALELPPHGRVASKFIHCAREYFGNLDLPVEIVPLYGSVELGPITGMSEAIVDLVSTGKTLKENGLVEIEVLFESTARLIAHPLSYRLNTDNLHSSVEHLREKTFSAV; encoded by the coding sequence ATGCTGACTGTTGCATTACCCAAAGGCGCACTTTTGACTGAAACCATCCGTCTGCTGCAAGCAGTTGGACTGGACTTCAGCGGTTTCCTCGAACCGGGAATGCGTCAACTCCAGATTGAAAACCCCAGCGGTACGGCAAAAGCACTGCTAGTAAGGGCGCAGGATGTCCCAGTTTATGTCGAATACGGACAAGCGCATCTGGGAATTGTCGGTTACGATGTTCTGCGGGAGAAACAACCTAAAGTGGCTCATTTGGCTGACCTCCAATTTGGTCGCTGTCGGATGTCCGTGGCAGTAAAATCTTCTAGTCCTTACCAATCAGCGTTGGAATTGCCTCCTCACGGTAGGGTCGCCTCTAAATTTATTCACTGCGCCCGCGAATACTTTGGTAACCTGGATTTGCCTGTGGAAATTGTGCCCCTGTACGGTTCGGTGGAACTTGGGCCAATAACTGGAATGTCGGAAGCGATCGTAGACTTGGTATCAACTGGCAAAACTCTCAAAGAAAATGGCTTGGTAGAGATAGAGGTTCTGTTTGAAAGCACGGCGCGACTAATTGCCCATCCCCTGAGTTATCGCCTCAATACGGATAATCTGCACAGTTCGGTTGAACATCTGAGAGAAAAAACTTTCTCGGCAGTCTAA
- a CDS encoding ABC transporter ATP-binding protein, translating into MTSSSPVIETMESKRSRKSESDWRLFLRLVPYARQSRRLLVLALALLVPVAVSGAIQPILIGQAISLIRQEKTTFAFLQSRPFSEAFNILVVLLLLTVAVRMVLVSTQSYAVQKVGQQITAAIRKDLFDRVTSLAVRFFDRTPVGKLITRLTSDVEALGDVFSTGAIGIVSDLFSILAIATTMFFLQWQLALMLVLMLVPVTAAIVYFQQQYRKANYKAREELSALNATLQENIIGINVVQLFRREQFNSELFRTINKRYIGEVDKTIFYDSAVSATLEWISLIAIAGVLALGGWFVMQNNFSFGILSTFILYAQRLFDPLRQLAEKFTSIQAGFTAVERITDILNEPIEIRDPEHPKSLPPARGITGGEIRFEQVSFAYKPDEYVLKNLDFTIHPGEKVALVGPTGAGKSSIIRLLCRLYEPTQGRILLDGVDVRDLPQTELRRYMGVILQDGFLFAGDVKSNITLGETYSFEEIRTAAEQTNVAQFIEQLPQGYDTQLRERGTNLSGGQKQLLAFARAAIRNPRILVLDEATASLDVGTEVLIQEALERMLAERTAIIIAHRLSTIRNVDRILVLKRGQLVESGSHEELLQQEGLYASLYKLQMLGN; encoded by the coding sequence ATGACAAGTTCGTCGCCTGTGATAGAGACTATGGAAAGTAAACGATCGCGCAAAAGCGAAAGCGATTGGCGATTATTCCTGCGCCTAGTGCCTTATGCCCGCCAAAGCAGGCGTCTGCTGGTGCTGGCGCTCGCATTATTGGTGCCGGTAGCGGTTTCTGGCGCTATTCAACCTATTTTAATCGGGCAGGCTATCTCATTAATCCGCCAAGAGAAGACAACTTTTGCTTTTCTGCAAAGTCGCCCGTTTTCAGAGGCGTTTAATATTCTGGTCGTTTTATTGTTGCTAACTGTAGCTGTACGGATGGTACTTGTTAGCACCCAATCATACGCGGTACAAAAGGTGGGTCAGCAGATCACCGCTGCTATTCGCAAGGATTTGTTCGATCGCGTTACTTCCTTAGCCGTGCGATTTTTCGATCGCACTCCTGTAGGAAAATTGATTACTCGTCTTACCAGCGATGTAGAAGCGTTGGGGGATGTTTTTTCTACTGGTGCGATCGGCATTGTCAGCGATTTGTTTTCGATTTTGGCGATTGCAACTACCATGTTTTTCCTGCAATGGCAATTAGCTTTGATGCTAGTGCTAATGTTAGTGCCAGTAACCGCTGCGATCGTTTATTTCCAGCAACAGTACCGCAAAGCAAATTACAAAGCTAGGGAGGAACTTTCCGCCCTTAACGCCACTCTGCAAGAAAACATCATCGGGATTAATGTAGTGCAGTTGTTCCGCCGGGAACAGTTTAATTCAGAGTTATTTCGTACTATCAACAAGCGCTACATCGGCGAGGTAGACAAAACCATCTTTTACGACTCGGCTGTTTCTGCTACGCTGGAGTGGATTTCGCTGATTGCGATCGCAGGCGTCCTGGCATTAGGCGGCTGGTTCGTCATGCAAAACAACTTCAGTTTTGGCATTTTATCCACCTTTATTCTATATGCCCAACGTCTTTTCGATCCCTTGCGCCAATTAGCTGAGAAATTCACCTCAATTCAAGCCGGTTTCACCGCTGTTGAACGCATTACCGATATCCTGAACGAACCAATCGAAATTCGCGATCCCGAACATCCCAAATCTCTACCCCCAGCAAGAGGAATCACCGGCGGAGAAATTCGCTTTGAACAAGTATCTTTTGCCTACAAACCCGATGAATACGTTCTCAAAAATTTAGATTTCACTATTCATCCAGGGGAGAAAGTAGCCTTGGTTGGCCCCACAGGTGCAGGGAAAAGTTCCATCATTCGTCTTTTGTGCCGTCTTTACGAACCCACTCAGGGTCGCATTCTTCTCGATGGAGTGGATGTTCGGGATTTGCCTCAAACAGAACTGCGCCGTTACATGGGAGTTATACTGCAAGATGGCTTTCTGTTTGCCGGTGATGTCAAAAGTAACATCACTTTGGGAGAAACCTACTCATTTGAGGAGATCCGCACCGCAGCAGAACAAACTAACGTTGCCCAATTTATCGAACAGCTACCTCAAGGTTACGATACCCAGTTGCGGGAACGAGGCACCAATCTTTCTGGCGGTCAGAAACAACTACTAGCTTTTGCCCGTGCTGCTATCCGCAATCCTCGCATTTTAGTGTTGGATGAGGCAACTGCTAGCTTGGATGTGGGGACAGAAGTCTTGATTCAGGAAGCTTTGGAGCGTATGCTGGCAGAACGTACTGCGATTATTATCGCTCACCGACTCTCCACGATTCGCAATGTCGATCGCATTCTAGTACTGAAGCGGGGACAACTTGTAGAATCGGGTAGCCATGAAGAACTACTGCAACAAGAAGGACTTTATGCCAGTTTGTATAAGTTGCAGATGTTAGGAAATTAA
- a CDS encoding type II toxin-antitoxin system HicB family antitoxin, which translates to MRYVVVIEKAEVNYSAYVPDLPGCVSVGDTIGEVKQNIQEAIEFHLEAMQEDGLPIPQPTTECEYVEVVAVVGN; encoded by the coding sequence ATGCGTTACGTTGTGGTAATTGAAAAAGCAGAAGTAAATTATTCCGCTTACGTTCCCGATTTACCTGGTTGCGTAAGCGTTGGGGATACTATAGGAGAAGTGAAACAAAATATTCAAGAAGCGATCGAATTTCATTTAGAAGCAATGCAAGAAGATGGTTTACCTATTCCACAACCAACCACTGAATGCGAATATGTGGAAGTGGTAGCAGTTGTGGGTAATTAA
- a CDS encoding type II toxin-antitoxin system RelE family toxin, translated as MAIKFRKDAIEFLEKANIEDASRIGEKLHQILIFVEEQGVIPFTKLDIKKMRGNWEVFYRLRIGKIRIVFIVDIDSAEIEIYTIGARGDVYK; from the coding sequence ATGGCCATAAAATTCCGTAAGGACGCGATCGAGTTTTTAGAAAAGGCAAATATTGAAGATGCTTCTAGAATTGGGGAAAAACTCCATCAAATCCTGATTTTTGTTGAGGAACAGGGGGTTATTCCCTTTACGAAACTTGACATTAAAAAGATGAGGGGAAATTGGGAAGTATTTTATAGACTGCGTATTGGTAAAATTAGAATCGTTTTTATAGTTGATATTGATTCTGCGGAAATTGAAATTTACACAATTGGGGCAAGAGGAGATGTCTATAAATAA